GTGGAGGGAAAAAGCAGGAACATAAAAGGGGACCTCTCAGGGGCAGGAAATTCATACTATGGAGTCTATGAAGTTGGCTCAGACGGCTCCCTACACATCAACACTCTTGGTACCACTCAAGTGGGATTGCCTGCTGGCTCAAGGGTATACGGAATATTTTCAGGCACTGCGAAACGCCTCAGCTTACGAAATAGAGGGGAATACGCTTCGCATCTTCTATGATGGTAGAATGAAAGCGCTTAACTTTAAGGCCGAGTAGGTTGTAAGTTTACTAGTGCACTG
The sequence above is drawn from the candidate division KSB1 bacterium genome and encodes:
- a CDS encoding META domain-containing protein, whose product is MKTFILQCFGALILLGLNTCTKNPATEADKPLVDTEWDLQSFEIIGAGESDIGSQGIILVFTKDGRVEGKSRNIKGDLSGAGNSYYGVYEVGSDGSLHINTLGTTQVGLPAGSRVYGIFSGTAKRLSLRNRGEYASHLL